In the Pyrolobus fumarii 1A genome, one interval contains:
- the hemC gene encoding hydroxymethylbilane synthase — MKLRVAARGSKLSLIQVKLAMDWFRRSIPDLDYEVVIVKTRGDIHQDKPFHMIGGKGVFEKEVNLAVLDGRADVAVHSLKDVPSMVDPRLVLAGVPPRDPPYDVLVVRDGYEPNLEALPKGAVVGTASARRRAAILHVRPDLRVEVLRGNVDTRLRKLVSGMYDAIILAEAGLKRLWDELPEELRSSISYARLDPRLVPPAPAQGIIGVYTLAERKDLVEALRKASDEKALVEARAERAFLSVFGGGCHVPVGVLARLEGDTLGLIAVLYSQDGSKRVEVSAEGDASNPELVGIQAALELRKRAVEEGMIA, encoded by the coding sequence GTGAAGCTCCGGGTAGCAGCTAGGGGCAGCAAGCTGAGCCTTATACAAGTGAAGCTCGCGATGGACTGGTTTAGGAGGAGCATACCCGACTTGGACTACGAGGTCGTTATTGTAAAGACGCGCGGAGACATACACCAGGACAAACCATTCCACATGATTGGCGGGAAGGGCGTTTTCGAGAAGGAGGTTAACCTCGCCGTTCTTGACGGTAGGGCGGACGTAGCCGTCCATAGCCTCAAGGACGTGCCCAGCATGGTAGACCCGCGCCTTGTACTGGCAGGCGTACCACCCCGCGATCCTCCATATGACGTCCTCGTCGTGAGAGACGGGTACGAACCTAACCTGGAAGCGCTACCCAAAGGCGCTGTTGTGGGTACGGCGAGTGCACGTAGAAGAGCAGCTATCCTCCACGTGAGACCAGATCTTCGCGTAGAGGTGCTCAGAGGCAACGTGGACACAAGGCTGCGTAAGCTTGTGTCTGGGATGTACGATGCAATCATACTAGCCGAGGCTGGGCTAAAGAGGCTGTGGGATGAGCTACCCGAGGAGCTACGCTCTAGTATAAGCTATGCTAGGCTTGATCCGCGTCTCGTACCACCAGCACCAGCCCAGGGCATCATAGGCGTCTATACCCTTGCAGAGCGCAAGGATCTCGTAGAGGCTTTGAGAAAAGCCTCTGATGAGAAGGCTCTCGTGGAGGCGAGAGCGGAGAGAGCCTTCCTATCCGTGTTTGGCGGAGGCTGTCACGTCCCCGTTGGTGTTCTCGCCAGACTGGAGGGTGACACGTTGGGATTGATTGCTGTCCTCTACTCGCAGGATGGGTCTAAGCGCGTCGAGGTTAGCGCCGAGGGTGACGCGTCTAACCCCGAGCTTGTCGGTATACAAGCTGCTCTCGAGCTCCGCAAGAGAGCCGTTGAAGAGGGGATGATTGCGTGA
- the cobA gene encoding uroporphyrinogen-III C-methyltransferase, which produces MKRGKVWIVGAGPGDPELITVKGLRLIREADVIVYDRLVHPALLREARSDAELIYVGKAPGRHTMTQDEINKLLVEKALEGKMVVRLKGGDPYVFGRGEEECAYVIEHGVECEVVPGVSSAVAVPAYAGIPVTSRWCASSFAVVTGMEAAEKEKPRVDYARIAAAVDTIVVLMGVSRLEEITRSMLRGRAGDTPAAVIERGTLPEQRVVVGTLADIASKAREAGIQPPAVLVVGEVVRLRDRLWKLR; this is translated from the coding sequence GTGAAGAGGGGAAAGGTTTGGATTGTTGGAGCTGGGCCCGGCGATCCCGAGCTTATAACAGTTAAGGGTTTGAGGCTGATACGCGAAGCGGACGTCATAGTGTATGATAGGCTTGTTCATCCTGCCTTGCTTCGCGAGGCTAGGAGCGATGCCGAGCTTATCTATGTTGGTAAGGCGCCAGGCCGCCATACCATGACGCAGGATGAGATCAACAAGCTTCTTGTGGAGAAGGCGTTAGAGGGCAAGATGGTTGTGAGGCTCAAGGGAGGCGATCCTTACGTCTTTGGGCGCGGCGAAGAGGAGTGCGCCTATGTGATAGAGCATGGTGTCGAGTGTGAGGTTGTACCTGGGGTGAGTAGTGCTGTCGCCGTACCCGCCTATGCGGGCATACCCGTCACGTCTAGATGGTGCGCATCAAGCTTCGCAGTGGTTACGGGTATGGAAGCTGCTGAGAAGGAAAAGCCCAGGGTGGACTATGCTAGGATAGCAGCCGCTGTGGACACCATTGTCGTGCTGATGGGCGTTTCTAGGCTCGAGGAGATAACTAGGAGCATGCTTAGAGGGCGAGCTGGCGATACACCAGCTGCCGTGATAGAGCGTGGCACATTGCCAGAGCAGCGTGTAGTTGTTGGCACGCTCGCCGACATTGCTAGTAAGGCACGCGAGGCTGGCATACAGCCTCCTGCCGTGCTTGTTGTGGGGGAAGTTGTTAGGCTGAGAGATAGGCTCTGGAAGCTGAGGTAA
- a CDS encoding uroporphyrinogen-III synthase, protein MNCKVHVLLLRPADEPPPKRFDERLVISHIPLLDWEVIEDSVEKLKELLKDVEWLVYTSFRGVRATSKLAGLIREHVAKGKLRLAAVGPRTAEEVKSVIGVEPDLVPREYRGAVLAEELLDAGAHRVLFARSEKGLPEPVEVLRQHGVIVYDVPVYRMVVLERMVEAAVRAAPLYDYVVFTSPSIVEAFTSKWRGDTLRAVAIGPTTAARLRKAGIEPLLVPREYTLEALLREILSASCG, encoded by the coding sequence TTGAACTGCAAGGTACACGTTCTCTTACTGCGTCCGGCTGACGAGCCGCCACCAAAGAGGTTTGACGAGAGGCTTGTAATCTCTCACATTCCTCTCCTCGACTGGGAGGTTATCGAAGACAGCGTTGAGAAGCTAAAGGAGCTGCTGAAGGATGTGGAGTGGCTCGTCTATACGAGTTTCCGAGGTGTCAGAGCCACTTCAAAGCTTGCGGGGCTTATCCGCGAGCACGTAGCTAAGGGTAAGCTGCGATTAGCTGCTGTTGGCCCGCGGACCGCCGAGGAGGTTAAGAGCGTTATAGGTGTAGAGCCGGACCTCGTGCCACGTGAATACCGCGGTGCTGTTCTCGCGGAGGAGCTTCTCGATGCCGGCGCACATCGTGTACTGTTCGCACGCTCTGAGAAGGGTCTACCGGAGCCCGTGGAAGTACTTAGACAACACGGTGTAATCGTCTATGATGTGCCCGTGTACCGGATGGTCGTATTGGAGCGCATGGTCGAGGCTGCTGTAAGGGCCGCACCCCTGTACGACTATGTTGTCTTCACGAGCCCGAGCATAGTTGAGGCGTTTACATCTAAGTGGCGTGGTGACACACTTAGAGCCGTGGCCATTGGGCCCACCACCGCTGCTAGGCTGAGGAAAGCGGGTATCGAACCGCTCCTAGTACCTCGCGAGTATACGCTAGAGGCGCTTCTTCGTGAGATACTCTCGGCTTCTTGTGGATGA
- a CDS encoding CBS domain-containing protein has translation MAVLVYRRRRIALRVSDLMSTPPVTVHRDVSIEEAARKMYENRIGSVLVVDEEGKLVGIVTERDILYAVVKGKVGRGLPVWDIMTDNPITAKPDEPLIEAIERMREANVRHLPVVDEEGKPVGMLSLRDVVDYLLTLLHLLGGERH, from the coding sequence GTGGCAGTTTTGGTCTACCGCAGGCGCCGTATAGCTCTTCGTGTATCGGACTTGATGAGTACTCCTCCGGTTACAGTTCACCGGGATGTTAGTATCGAAGAGGCTGCTAGGAAGATGTACGAGAATAGGATTGGTAGCGTGCTTGTTGTGGACGAGGAGGGTAAGCTTGTGGGTATTGTGACTGAGCGTGATATTCTCTATGCGGTTGTGAAGGGTAAGGTGGGTAGGGGGCTGCCCGTCTGGGATATTATGACTGACAACCCGATCACAGCTAAGCCTGACGAGCCGTTAATAGAGGCTATCGAGAGGATGCGCGAGGCTAACGTGAGGCATCTACCAGTGGTTGACGAGGAGGGCAAGCCCGTCGGCATGCTCTCCCTTCGCGATGTAGTGGATTACCTCCTCACGCTCCTACATCTCCTCGGCGGGGAGAGGCACTAG
- the purQ gene encoding phosphoribosylformylglycinamidine synthase I — MAIVKFPGTNCERETLEAVRRVARLDALIVRHDEFDWRAWDALIIPGGFSYGDYVRAGVMATWSKFSEALREGVENGLPVLGICNGFQVLTEAGVLPGVLLPNECGCFVARWVRLRIAEPKGPWLGGYEDGEIVWMPVAHGEGRWWGLEEPRGPSLRYVDNPNGSRWDIAGVSVRDGQVVGMMPHPERAAFPWQAPAGRNPGGLKLFEWLGKALRAGW, encoded by the coding sequence GTGGCTATCGTGAAGTTCCCTGGTACTAACTGTGAGAGGGAGACCCTAGAAGCTGTGCGTAGAGTAGCGAGGCTAGACGCGCTTATCGTGCGTCACGACGAGTTTGATTGGAGGGCTTGGGATGCCCTCATAATACCTGGTGGGTTTAGTTATGGTGACTACGTGCGCGCAGGGGTTATGGCGACATGGAGCAAGTTCTCTGAGGCTCTCCGCGAGGGTGTCGAGAATGGCCTACCTGTTCTCGGTATTTGCAACGGGTTCCAGGTTTTGACAGAGGCTGGTGTGCTGCCTGGCGTCCTCCTTCCGAATGAGTGCGGCTGTTTCGTCGCGAGGTGGGTGAGGCTACGTATAGCCGAGCCCAAGGGCCCATGGCTAGGCGGCTATGAGGATGGAGAGATTGTCTGGATGCCCGTTGCTCATGGTGAGGGTCGCTGGTGGGGCTTGGAGGAGCCGCGGGGACCCAGCTTACGCTATGTTGACAACCCAAACGGCTCTAGGTGGGACATTGCTGGTGTATCGGTGCGAGACGGTCAGGTTGTCGGCATGATGCCTCACCCGGAGAGGGCTGCTTTCCCCTGGCAGGCTCCAGCGGGGAGGAACCCCGGCGGCCTCAAGCTCTTCGAGTGGCTCGGTAAGGCTCTGCGAGCGGGGTGGTAG
- the purL gene encoding phosphoribosylformylglycinamidine synthase subunit PurL, which produces MPLSREELEYARKLLGREPTRAELIVLEAVWSEHCSYKSSRRWLRLLPSEGRDVVLGPGRDAAVVKAWDDLYIAFRIESHNHPSAVDPYNGAATGVGGIVRDILSVGAKPIALLDILYLGEPGVERSDWLAKGIVRGISDYGNRIGVPTVAGETWRLPWYNKYPLVNVACVGILEPRELLPGRVEPGDPIVIVGSATGRDGLLGSSFASKPLEEDIAAVQVGNPFIEKLLIDAVRDAVEHGLVKHVKDLGGGGISVAIGETAYDNGVGAEVHLDKLHLREPDMTPEEILASESQERMLLVPHRGELGRLLKLLESYGLEYSVIGEFSGEKRIRFLYRGDTIVDLPLEAFRGPPEPPRESRQPSSLPDTRLVRLPEPSDYRDVFLKVLSSPNVGSRRWVYERYDWGVQGRAVLPPGHGDAAVLWVYEADGYRGIAVSGDGNPRYTRVDPYRGAALALEEAYRNVVTVGAAPIAAVDNINAGNPEKPEQYWFFEQMVRGLAWAARELGTPIVGGNVSLYNEDPETGMVNPVTSIVVVGRVEDVRRVYGLAPREKLERYTLLLVGADTLPELGASEYLHVVHGRVEGAPPEPRPSVERLLANYMSRLSALLAKLSEDDNIDYTAYAAAHDVSNGGLAVAATEMALAANMGFELELDKVPSRGCRGAHEILFSETQARLLLALHPDAASAAAKLARELGLRASIVGALLDTGIVRVTLSGKTLVEVDVDNVRGVYGEGRV; this is translated from the coding sequence ATGCCCCTTAGCCGCGAGGAGTTGGAGTATGCCCGGAAGCTGTTAGGACGGGAGCCCACTAGAGCCGAGCTGATAGTGCTCGAAGCTGTTTGGAGTGAGCACTGTAGCTACAAGAGCTCTAGGCGCTGGCTGAGACTCCTCCCAAGCGAAGGCCGTGATGTCGTGCTGGGTCCGGGTAGGGACGCTGCCGTAGTCAAGGCATGGGACGACCTCTATATCGCCTTTCGCATCGAGAGTCACAACCATCCTTCTGCGGTCGACCCTTACAATGGCGCCGCCACTGGCGTCGGTGGGATAGTACGAGACATTCTCAGCGTTGGGGCTAAACCAATTGCACTTCTCGACATACTCTATCTCGGGGAGCCAGGCGTCGAGAGAAGCGACTGGCTTGCAAAGGGTATAGTGAGGGGTATCAGCGACTATGGCAACCGTATAGGCGTGCCGACCGTAGCTGGTGAGACCTGGAGATTACCCTGGTACAACAAGTATCCTCTCGTCAACGTAGCATGCGTCGGTATACTCGAGCCACGCGAGTTGCTACCGGGGCGCGTCGAGCCCGGCGACCCGATAGTAATTGTTGGTAGCGCTACCGGTCGCGATGGCCTGCTGGGCAGCAGTTTCGCCTCAAAACCGCTCGAGGAGGATATTGCAGCCGTCCAGGTCGGGAACCCGTTCATCGAGAAACTGCTCATAGACGCGGTGAGAGACGCGGTTGAGCATGGGCTTGTGAAACACGTAAAGGATCTCGGCGGAGGTGGCATCTCGGTCGCGATTGGCGAAACCGCCTATGATAACGGGGTTGGCGCCGAGGTGCATCTCGATAAGTTGCATCTCCGAGAGCCCGACATGACACCCGAAGAGATACTCGCTTCTGAGAGTCAGGAGAGGATGCTCCTAGTGCCGCATAGGGGCGAGCTAGGAAGGCTACTGAAGCTTCTCGAGTCGTATGGTCTCGAGTATTCTGTTATCGGGGAGTTTAGCGGGGAGAAGCGCATCCGCTTCCTCTACCGTGGCGATACTATAGTGGATCTTCCGCTGGAGGCGTTCCGTGGGCCCCCGGAGCCGCCCAGGGAGTCTAGACAGCCGAGTAGCTTGCCCGATACTAGGCTCGTTAGGCTACCAGAGCCCAGCGACTACCGTGACGTGTTTCTCAAGGTACTCTCCTCGCCTAATGTTGGCTCGAGAAGATGGGTGTATGAGAGGTACGATTGGGGCGTTCAGGGTAGGGCAGTGCTCCCGCCAGGACATGGAGACGCTGCTGTACTTTGGGTTTACGAGGCTGACGGCTACCGTGGCATAGCCGTCTCGGGCGACGGTAACCCGAGGTACACGAGAGTCGATCCGTATCGTGGTGCCGCGCTTGCACTAGAGGAGGCCTATCGTAACGTCGTCACCGTAGGCGCCGCACCCATAGCAGCCGTTGATAACATCAACGCTGGTAACCCAGAGAAGCCCGAGCAATACTGGTTCTTCGAGCAGATGGTGCGCGGCTTAGCCTGGGCAGCTAGAGAGCTAGGCACACCTATCGTCGGCGGCAACGTCAGCCTGTACAATGAAGACCCCGAGACTGGAATGGTGAACCCTGTAACCTCCATAGTGGTCGTTGGCAGGGTGGAGGATGTGCGGAGAGTGTATGGGCTAGCACCCCGCGAGAAACTGGAGAGATACACACTGCTCCTTGTGGGTGCTGACACGCTCCCCGAGCTGGGCGCCAGCGAGTACCTACACGTGGTGCACGGTAGGGTCGAGGGAGCACCACCTGAACCACGTCCATCCGTAGAGAGGCTTCTGGCTAACTACATGTCTAGGCTCTCGGCTCTACTCGCTAAGCTCAGCGAGGACGACAACATAGACTATACAGCATATGCCGCCGCACATGACGTGTCGAATGGCGGGTTGGCTGTAGCTGCCACTGAGATGGCGCTAGCAGCCAACATGGGTTTTGAGCTCGAGCTGGACAAGGTGCCTTCGAGGGGCTGTAGAGGTGCCCACGAGATACTCTTCTCTGAGACACAGGCGAGGCTACTGCTTGCGCTACACCCGGATGCCGCTAGTGCCGCCGCCAAGCTTGCTAGGGAGCTAGGGCTGAGAGCTAGCATTGTAGGAGCACTTCTTGACACAGGGATAGTGAGGGTCACGCTGAGCGGCAAGACTCTGGTAGAGGTTGACGTTGATAACGTGAGGGGCGTGTATGGTGAGGGGCGAGTGTGA
- the purF gene encoding amidophosphoribosyltransferase produces MCGIAAYLGEGAARVVYELLVELQHRGHEAAGIAYLSGRSFILEGGFGLVYEAIKSHRLPSSTRLAVGHVRYSTSGPYGSLYQPLIVNVDGVELAVAFNGNIVNYKSAAREVLGRLEVDWDAWVLAAILAHYYRDEGNLADAARRTAEVLRGSYALVAATTRGELLAARDPHGIRPLAFSIGNGYAAVASETAALEALGLEWRELGRAQLLYCQGTHCSIEPLAPRADPQPCIFEYVYFSRPDSIFEGAEVYKTRVEMGRLLARIDDTHVDVVAPVPDSGRAAATGYALEKGVPLVEVLYPNRFRGRSFILPPSLRGSHVARKYGVLRSAVRGRRIALVDDSIVRGSTASRITSLLKGSGALEVHFRSASPPVVCPCVLGIDFPRPTELVARNKSVEEIRDIIGADTLLYNTIENLTRAVGRPACTACFTCVYPSLVRKYVSEFRR; encoded by the coding sequence TTGTGCGGCATTGCCGCTTATCTTGGCGAGGGCGCTGCTCGGGTCGTATACGAGCTTCTTGTGGAACTCCAACACCGCGGCCACGAAGCCGCGGGCATAGCGTACCTATCTGGACGCTCATTCATACTTGAGGGCGGTTTCGGCCTCGTATACGAGGCTATTAAATCACACCGTCTTCCTAGCTCTACAAGGCTCGCTGTAGGTCATGTTAGGTACTCTACGAGTGGCCCCTACGGGTCACTATACCAACCCCTCATCGTAAACGTCGATGGAGTGGAACTCGCAGTGGCTTTTAACGGCAACATCGTGAATTACAAGAGTGCTGCCCGGGAGGTTCTCGGAAGACTGGAGGTTGACTGGGATGCATGGGTGCTCGCCGCCATCCTCGCACATTATTACCGCGATGAGGGTAACTTAGCCGACGCTGCGAGGAGGACGGCAGAAGTGCTACGGGGGAGCTACGCGCTGGTCGCAGCAACTACCCGTGGAGAGCTACTAGCTGCTAGGGATCCTCACGGTATACGCCCACTGGCCTTTAGTATAGGCAATGGTTATGCAGCCGTTGCCTCCGAGACAGCAGCCCTCGAGGCTCTTGGGCTAGAGTGGCGTGAATTGGGTAGAGCCCAGCTACTCTACTGCCAAGGTACACACTGCAGTATTGAGCCCCTGGCGCCGCGCGCCGACCCCCAACCATGCATATTCGAGTATGTCTACTTCTCTAGGCCCGACAGCATATTCGAGGGTGCCGAGGTCTACAAGACTAGAGTTGAGATGGGTAGACTGCTAGCTCGCATCGACGACACCCACGTTGATGTTGTGGCGCCGGTGCCTGATAGCGGAAGAGCTGCCGCCACTGGCTATGCTCTCGAGAAGGGCGTGCCGCTGGTGGAAGTGCTATACCCGAATCGGTTCCGCGGCCGTTCGTTCATCCTACCGCCTAGCCTGAGAGGAAGTCACGTGGCGCGTAAGTATGGTGTCTTGCGTAGCGCGGTGAGAGGTAGGAGGATAGCCCTAGTGGATGATAGCATCGTGCGAGGCTCGACAGCCTCAAGGATAACAAGTCTTCTTAAGGGCAGCGGTGCGCTAGAGGTGCATTTTCGCAGCGCTAGCCCGCCGGTCGTCTGTCCTTGCGTACTTGGCATAGACTTTCCGAGACCTACTGAACTAGTAGCGCGGAACAAGAGCGTTGAAGAGATACGTGATATCATAGGCGCGGATACCCTCCTTTACAATACGATTGAGAACCTTACCCGCGCTGTAGGTAGACCCGCGTGCACCGCGTGCTTCACATGCGTGTATCCGAGTCTAGTACGCAAGTATGTAAGCGAGTTCAGACGCTAA
- a CDS encoding peptidase C15 — protein sequence MSAICLVTGFAHFGTNVVYEPNPSGEIAEELNGKSVGGCRIHGIVLPVEFPRASEMLVRLLEELDPALVVSMGLYSPGGSHVRVEVAAVNAYWDGSRLRKVVDDAPLGEPIRIPVDPVHVARVLNETGLRARPSASIGLYLCNVVAYLVYRWGWRKGRPSVFLHLPWSTRLEERLRERREGVPVWLLREGVERLIAALGAGKNGNTSA from the coding sequence ATGTCGGCTATATGCCTGGTCACGGGCTTCGCGCATTTCGGCACTAATGTTGTATACGAGCCAAACCCCTCGGGGGAGATCGCTGAAGAGCTCAACGGCAAGAGTGTCGGCGGGTGCCGCATCCATGGCATAGTCTTGCCGGTGGAGTTCCCACGTGCAAGCGAGATGCTTGTGAGGCTCCTTGAGGAGCTTGACCCTGCGCTGGTCGTGTCTATGGGGCTCTACTCGCCCGGCGGTAGTCATGTACGTGTTGAGGTCGCTGCTGTCAACGCCTATTGGGATGGGTCACGGCTTCGTAAGGTAGTGGATGATGCTCCGCTTGGCGAGCCGATTCGCATCCCTGTCGACCCGGTACATGTTGCAAGGGTGTTGAACGAGACAGGTTTGCGTGCGAGGCCTTCCGCCTCGATAGGACTTTACCTCTGTAATGTTGTGGCTTACCTGGTGTATCGGTGGGGTTGGCGGAAAGGCAGGCCCTCTGTCTTCCTGCACCTACCCTGGTCTACCAGGCTCGAAGAGAGGCTACGCGAGAGGAGGGAGGGTGTACCAGTCTGGCTTCTTAGGGAGGGGGTTGAGAGGCTTATAGCGGCACTGGGGGCGGGCAAGAATGGTAACACCAGTGCTTGA
- a CDS encoding helix-turn-helix domain-containing protein, translating into MSVGGRSASKIDEEIVRMYTEGVPVRMIVEKLGVGYYRIYSVLRRYGVGPARRGSYKHRGRLTEMELKEIRELWMRGETIYSIAKRLGRPASTVYYALKRMGLLDNKGDGEARIGYPKG; encoded by the coding sequence TTGAGCGTAGGCGGGCGTAGTGCTAGTAAGATTGACGAGGAGATTGTGAGGATGTATACGGAGGGTGTGCCGGTACGGATGATTGTTGAGAAGCTCGGCGTGGGGTATTACAGGATATACTCTGTGCTTAGGAGGTATGGTGTTGGGCCCGCAAGGAGAGGTAGCTACAAGCATCGCGGTAGGCTAACAGAGATGGAGCTGAAAGAAATCAGGGAATTGTGGATGCGTGGCGAGACGATATACTCGATAGCGAAGAGACTAGGCAGACCCGCCTCAACCGTATACTATGCACTTAAGCGTATGGGGCTACTCGATAACAAGGGGGATGGAGAAGCCCGCATCGGCTACCCGAAAGGATGA
- a CDS encoding indole-3-glycerol-phosphate synthase, which yields MDFLDRVTSATLEWRCKTSFKPRYRFVESLWRGWRERGLAIIGEFKRCAPGRFVGLHEPWEYAKKLAPYVDAFSVLTEPFWFCGSPALIPLFAQHRPVLAKDFTVCTGMLAEFADAGASAVLLILDQLGWRRLDELYSEARSMDLDALIETSSWRDAVEVASSYPEAAVGINARNLRTLELSFEKLLDDIRKAADRIGEKTMLVAESSVDAVEKALVLKDAGAKAVLVGTWFMRDPDAARRLSEELAKRVG from the coding sequence GTGGACTTCCTGGATAGAGTGACTAGTGCAACACTGGAATGGAGGTGCAAGACTAGCTTCAAGCCAAGGTATCGATTCGTAGAGTCGCTGTGGAGGGGTTGGAGGGAGCGTGGACTAGCAATCATAGGTGAGTTTAAGAGGTGTGCACCAGGACGGTTTGTCGGTCTCCACGAGCCGTGGGAGTATGCAAAGAAGCTAGCTCCATACGTTGACGCCTTTTCTGTGCTCACGGAGCCCTTCTGGTTCTGCGGTTCGCCTGCCCTCATACCGTTGTTCGCGCAACATCGCCCCGTACTCGCCAAGGACTTCACGGTATGCACTGGAATGCTGGCTGAGTTCGCTGATGCTGGGGCTTCGGCCGTCCTCCTCATCCTCGACCAGCTGGGGTGGCGCAGGCTCGACGAGTTGTACTCCGAGGCGCGCTCCATGGATCTAGACGCTCTGATAGAGACTAGTAGTTGGCGCGATGCTGTGGAAGTAGCGTCTAGTTATCCGGAAGCCGCGGTGGGCATAAACGCGCGCAACCTTAGGACTCTCGAGTTGAGCTTCGAGAAGCTGCTAGACGATATACGCAAGGCGGCGGATAGAATAGGCGAGAAGACGATGCTAGTTGCAGAGAGCAGCGTGGATGCCGTCGAAAAGGCGCTTGTACTCAAAGATGCTGGTGCTAAGGCCGTTCTCGTCGGGACATGGTTCATGAGAGATCCTGATGCAGCGAGAAGACTCAGTGAGGAGCTGGCAAAACGGGTCGGCTGA
- a CDS encoding hydrogenase maturation nickel metallochaperone HypA has protein sequence MKAAEDVLREHSVPEDVKVEELVIEVGAMALVDVVSLKFALEVMSRGTRLEGARFNVEIVPPKLACRSCGHEWQISVENLDDEVKLYVHFAPDKIYEILKCPLCGSRSIEVVKGLDVKLKSIKLSEKVASQGDEDPLHSRG, from the coding sequence TTGAAGGCTGCTGAAGACGTGCTACGCGAGCATAGCGTGCCCGAGGATGTCAAGGTAGAGGAGCTTGTCATCGAAGTCGGGGCAATGGCTCTGGTGGATGTTGTGAGCCTAAAATTTGCGCTTGAAGTTATGTCTCGAGGCACGCGTCTCGAGGGCGCTCGTTTCAACGTGGAGATAGTCCCGCCTAAACTTGCGTGTAGGTCGTGCGGCCACGAGTGGCAGATAAGCGTTGAAAATCTTGATGACGAGGTAAAGCTATACGTGCATTTTGCACCAGACAAGATATATGAGATACTAAAATGCCCCTTGTGTGGCTCGCGAAGCATAGAGGTAGTGAAAGGGCTTGATGTGAAGCTCAAGAGCATAAAGTTATCCGAAAAAGTGGCTAGCCAGGGGGATGAGGACCCCTTGCACTCCCGAGGCTAG
- a CDS encoding HypC/HybG/HupF family hydrogenase formation chaperone — protein MCLGVPGRVVKILEEGLALVDFGGIQREVDVSFIPDVKPGDYVVVHAGVAVSRLDPQAAEEALQAWRRLLDEMDRLIEERLSEVESSARS, from the coding sequence ATGTGCTTGGGTGTACCGGGGCGCGTCGTAAAGATCCTCGAGGAGGGCCTAGCTCTTGTAGACTTTGGTGGCATACAGAGAGAGGTTGACGTGAGCTTCATACCAGATGTGAAGCCGGGAGACTACGTTGTTGTGCACGCGGGTGTTGCAGTGTCAAGGCTAGATCCGCAGGCGGCCGAGGAAGCGTTACAAGCGTGGAGAAGACTGCTAGATGAGATGGATAGGCTGATCGAGGAGCGCCTCTCGGAGGTGGAGTCGTCTGCACGAAGCTAG
- the pyrH gene encoding UMP kinase has product MSRPSIVVKISGKLVEDTGSLQGLVGVLRELINEYRVAIVVGGGRLARKYVSFLGSLQAPKSLMDIAGIEASRFYARVLALALGSTAPVPRSYEEFLTQLATGVNPIVAGGFQPGQSTTAVAALIAEAMRAERLVIATVVDGVFDRDPAKHPDAKLFPRLSITEALRVIESSTEPGRYELLEPYAASILQRSGTRVYIVNGRHPERVLEAARGGEPIGTLLTPD; this is encoded by the coding sequence GTGAGCAGACCATCAATCGTCGTGAAGATCTCGGGGAAGCTCGTGGAGGATACGGGGTCTCTCCAGGGCCTTGTGGGCGTCCTACGCGAGTTGATAAACGAGTATCGCGTGGCTATCGTGGTCGGCGGTGGTAGACTTGCCCGCAAGTACGTCTCCTTCCTAGGCTCGCTCCAGGCGCCCAAATCGCTCATGGATATTGCGGGTATTGAGGCATCTAGGTTCTACGCTAGGGTTCTCGCCCTGGCGCTTGGCTCTACCGCACCCGTGCCCCGCAGCTACGAAGAGTTCCTGACACAACTGGCAACTGGCGTCAACCCCATAGTTGCTGGTGGATTCCAACCGGGCCAGTCCACCACGGCGGTTGCCGCGCTCATAGCCGAGGCTATGAGAGCCGAAAGGCTAGTCATAGCCACTGTAGTCGACGGCGTGTTTGACCGCGACCCTGCTAAACACCCAGATGCTAAGCTGTTCCCCCGCCTCTCTATCACAGAAGCTCTACGCGTCATAGAGTCTAGCACAGAGCCGGGACGCTACGAGCTCCTAGAGCCATACGCAGCGAGTATATTGCAGCGCTCTGGTACACGTGTCTACATAGTGAATGGTCGTCACCCAGAGCGCGTGCTTGAGGCCGCCAGAGGCGGTGAGCCGATAGGCACCCTACTGACCCCCGACTAG